From the genome of Vibrio porteresiae DSM 19223, one region includes:
- a CDS encoding paraquat-inducible protein A, whose protein sequence is MHNAPHPTTLRATSNQESSAHYVCPHCDWVTSVSVTTEESSPTQIRCERCGHRITHQTAHQATTLKWYALSAMLMLVMSMLYSFLGFSAKGVEHRIRFTDTIEVLLTNHFVALGILLSLLLILPVIYLLLAMYVASAIERKRTFPALKLSLRMLWGIEPWLMMDVFLVGILVALIKLHSMAHVEFGLSFWPFCLFVVLLIKTLLLCDSVWLWDSLFPQPTPASLHSGVAREQGFAVCQCCGAVSHGLQGYCPRCSTHVESRTKGHQQKTVALLIASCVMFIPANWFPIMDTAFLGSSHGSTIIGGVILLWATGSYPIALVVFIASVVVPIFKILLLSWLCWQSRHQQARSAKQLQHFYFFTELIGRWSMIDIFVVAILTALVQLGSLMRIIPGPAIIAFASVVVLTMLAAQSFDPRSFWDNPRSLRDNPTKETSLD, encoded by the coding sequence ATGCATAACGCGCCGCACCCAACCACTTTGCGTGCTACGAGCAACCAAGAGTCTAGCGCACATTATGTTTGCCCACATTGTGACTGGGTCACTTCGGTTTCCGTCACAACTGAGGAATCATCCCCAACACAAATACGTTGTGAGCGTTGTGGTCATCGTATTACTCATCAAACCGCTCACCAAGCAACCACGTTAAAATGGTACGCATTGTCGGCCATGTTGATGCTGGTGATGTCGATGCTGTACTCCTTTTTAGGCTTTTCGGCTAAAGGGGTTGAGCATCGCATTCGTTTTACCGATACCATTGAAGTCCTACTCACCAATCATTTTGTCGCCCTTGGCATCTTGCTCAGTTTGCTGCTGATATTGCCGGTGATCTATTTGCTACTGGCGATGTACGTTGCCAGTGCCATTGAGCGAAAACGAACGTTCCCAGCTCTTAAGCTCAGTTTACGCATGCTTTGGGGAATTGAACCTTGGCTGATGATGGATGTGTTCCTCGTTGGCATCTTAGTTGCGTTAATTAAATTGCACTCGATGGCGCACGTGGAGTTTGGCCTCTCATTTTGGCCTTTCTGCTTGTTTGTCGTGTTGTTAATCAAAACCTTATTGCTGTGTGACAGCGTTTGGCTTTGGGACAGCCTGTTCCCGCAACCGACTCCAGCATCGCTACATAGTGGCGTTGCACGCGAGCAAGGTTTTGCGGTATGTCAGTGCTGCGGCGCAGTGAGTCATGGCTTACAAGGATATTGCCCACGCTGCTCAACCCATGTGGAATCGCGCACTAAGGGCCACCAGCAAAAGACTGTAGCGCTCCTCATTGCCTCTTGCGTGATGTTTATACCCGCCAACTGGTTTCCGATCATGGATACCGCCTTTTTAGGTAGCAGCCATGGATCCACCATTATTGGTGGTGTGATATTGCTGTGGGCAACAGGTTCGTACCCAATCGCCTTGGTGGTCTTTATCGCCAGTGTGGTGGTGCCCATTTTCAAAATCTTGCTGTTAAGTTGGCTGTGCTGGCAAAGCCGTCATCAACAGGCGCGCTCAGCAAAACAGTTGCAGCACTTTTACTTCTTTACAGAATTGATTGGCCGCTGGTCGATGATCGATATTTTTGTCGTCGCAATTTTGACTGCGCTGGTCCAACTGGGCAGCTTAATGCGCATCATCCCAGGGCCAGCCATTATTGCTTTTGCCAGTGTTGTTGTCCTGACTATGTTAGCAGCACAATCGTTTGATCCACGTTCATTCTGGGATAATCCCCGTTCATTGCGGGACAACCCAACTAAGGAGACTTCTCTTGACTGA
- a CDS encoding putative quinol monooxygenase: protein MSEKTLTCVAVFAAREGKAQQLKEVLDDLVVHTRKEPGCLSYEVFTSTEDSQRFLVNELYKSKADFEFHSNTSYLKALKSALPKLVEEADIRTY, encoded by the coding sequence ATGAGTGAAAAAACATTAACTTGTGTGGCGGTCTTTGCCGCTCGCGAAGGTAAAGCGCAACAGTTAAAAGAAGTTTTAGACGATTTAGTCGTTCATACCCGTAAAGAACCGGGCTGTCTGTCCTATGAAGTGTTTACCAGTACCGAAGATAGCCAACGTTTTTTGGTCAATGAACTGTATAAAAGCAAAGCCGATTTTGAATTTCACTCCAACACCTCTTATCTAAAAGCACTGAAAAGTGCTCTGCCTAAATTAGTAGAAGAAGCCGATATTCGCACTTACTGA
- a CDS encoding response regulator transcription factor, with amino-acid sequence MFKALLVEDDLDLATALIDYMSLEDIECDYAADGQVGYNLIISNVYDVIVLDLNLPKIKGLAVCERIRAQGVETPVLMLTACDTLDDKLQGFSHGADDYLVKPFATEELIVRLKALSRRRSGQISKLRVGELELDLTHRQASRQGTPIKLSPIALKILEVLMREYPSGVSREKIVQSVWGDEQPDSNSLKVHIFNLRKQIDKPGLTPLIQTVPGYGFCLKP; translated from the coding sequence ATGTTTAAAGCCCTTTTAGTCGAGGATGATTTAGATTTAGCGACTGCATTGATTGACTACATGTCGTTAGAGGACATCGAGTGTGATTATGCAGCCGATGGTCAAGTCGGTTATAACCTCATCATCAGCAATGTGTACGATGTGATTGTTCTGGATCTTAACTTGCCTAAGATTAAAGGATTGGCGGTCTGTGAACGCATTCGCGCTCAAGGAGTAGAAACCCCAGTGTTGATGCTGACTGCTTGCGATACGCTCGATGATAAGTTGCAAGGCTTTAGCCATGGGGCTGATGACTATTTAGTGAAACCTTTTGCCACCGAAGAGCTGATCGTTCGTCTTAAAGCATTGTCGCGTCGCCGCAGTGGGCAAATCTCCAAATTGCGTGTTGGCGAACTCGAACTCGACCTCACGCATCGCCAAGCCAGTCGCCAAGGTACACCCATTAAACTCTCTCCAATCGCGTTAAAAATCCTAGAAGTATTGATGCGCGAATACCCTTCTGGTGTGTCTCGGGAAAAAATTGTCCAATCGGTTTGGGGTGATGAACAGCCCGACAGTAACAGTTTAAAAGTTCACATCTTTAACTTGCGTAAGCAGATCGATAAACCCGGCTTAACGCCGCTGATTCAAACCGTACCTGGCTACGGTTTCTGTCTTAAACCATAG
- a CDS encoding sensor histidine kinase, with product MKISRSLKIYFVLSVMAIATVTVISFSTIAANYFVSGLDISLRYSMLEIAKQVDTSDNKPVDVIGYQLATKWEDVQPEIKRNLPQPVGPFGFQKKMDKSGWFQSPTKAYFVMRFDRPNGQTVYISKVFDKLSSDDTTKEQFHKEGNSYDMMLILYAFLALAFFAIGLFFMFRHIARPQENLVEWAKRLTPEQLEQPTPDFYFNELNRLADIIKNSLSSVQVALKREQSFLANASHELRTPIAVVRSNAELMNKLIDKPHSEQIHVKKKQVMERILRAGVTMTDLCETLLWLNRREQSELPLGKVSLANMVDQISRDLSYLLRDKSVEVELHIKEGTYELPSTLCRIVISNLIRNAYQHTHAGRVYIEQSGTRVLIVNRDEGEIDSQDQLGFGLGLELTNRIIRQYDWSYETTDSLNGREVTIDFRPLKTPMLEQDKTAL from the coding sequence ATGAAGATCAGTCGTAGCCTTAAGATCTATTTTGTGTTGTCGGTCATGGCGATTGCCACGGTCACCGTCATTAGTTTTTCGACCATTGCTGCCAACTATTTTGTCTCTGGGCTGGACATCAGTTTGCGCTATTCGATGTTGGAAATTGCCAAGCAAGTGGATACCAGTGATAACAAACCGGTTGACGTGATTGGTTATCAGCTAGCCACCAAATGGGAAGATGTGCAGCCGGAGATCAAAAGAAATTTGCCCCAACCCGTTGGCCCGTTCGGTTTTCAAAAGAAAATGGATAAAAGCGGTTGGTTTCAATCACCAACGAAAGCCTACTTTGTGATGCGTTTCGATCGCCCTAATGGGCAAACGGTTTATATCTCGAAAGTGTTTGATAAGCTAAGTTCTGATGACACAACAAAAGAGCAGTTTCACAAAGAAGGCAACAGCTATGACATGATGTTGATCCTCTATGCCTTTTTAGCCTTGGCGTTCTTTGCGATTGGTCTGTTTTTTATGTTTCGTCATATTGCTCGTCCACAAGAAAACTTAGTCGAGTGGGCAAAACGTCTTACTCCAGAACAACTTGAGCAGCCGACGCCCGATTTTTACTTCAATGAGCTCAACCGATTGGCTGATATCATTAAAAACAGTTTGTCTTCGGTACAGGTTGCGTTGAAGCGTGAACAGAGCTTTTTGGCGAATGCCAGTCACGAGCTGCGTACGCCTATTGCGGTGGTGCGCAGTAACGCCGAGCTGATGAATAAGCTGATTGATAAACCGCATTCCGAACAGATTCACGTTAAAAAGAAACAGGTAATGGAGCGGATTTTACGTGCCGGCGTCACCATGACCGATTTGTGTGAAACCTTGCTGTGGCTAAACCGCCGTGAGCAGAGTGAACTGCCATTGGGTAAGGTCAGTTTGGCCAATATGGTGGACCAAATCAGTCGCGACTTGAGCTATTTACTGCGCGATAAATCCGTGGAAGTCGAGCTGCACATCAAAGAGGGCACCTACGAACTGCCATCCACCTTGTGTCGTATCGTGATCAGTAACCTGATACGTAACGCTTATCAGCACACTCATGCGGGTAGAGTTTATATCGAGCAAAGCGGCACGCGCGTGCTTATTGTGAATCGAGATGAAGGTGAAATTGATAGCCAAGACCAGCTCGGTTTTGGTTTAGGATTGGAACTGACCAACCGTATCATTCGTCAATATGACTGGTCGTATGAAACCACCGATAGCCTTAACGGACGTGAAGTTACCATCGATTTTCGCCCGCTCAAAACCCCAATGCTAGAGCAAGATAAAACCGCTCTTTGA
- a CDS encoding sucrose-specific PTS transporter subunit IIBC, with product MNYPVIAKQLLEQLGGKENLQALAHCATRLRLALKDDSVIDEAAIENIEGVKGQFKVAGQYQIIFGSGTVNKVYAELAQLTGMTEMSTKDVAAAGAEKQNLLQRAVKGLSDIFMPIIPAIVAGGLLMGLYNVFTAKGLFIDNLSIIDVHPGLADLASMLNTFANAPFVFLPVLLAFSATKKFGGNPFLGAALGMLMVHPDLLSGWGFGSASVSGDIPTWNIMGFEIQKVGYQGSVLPVLVSCFILAKVELTFRKFTPSMLDNLVTPLCSILITGLLTFTLVGPITRDAGFLLGDGLSWIYDNVGFIGGGIMGFVYAPFVITGMHNSFIAIETQLLADIARTGGTFIFPIAAMSNVAQGAASLAVAFTTKDAKMKGIALPSGVTALLGITEPAMFGVNLKLRYPFFAAIIGAGVASAFITLYHVKALALGTAGLPGVISIVPDKLSYYVIGMLISIVISFSVTVALSLRNKQKANVKAAA from the coding sequence ATGAACTATCCTGTCATAGCAAAACAACTACTTGAGCAATTGGGCGGCAAAGAAAACCTTCAAGCTCTGGCTCACTGTGCTACTCGTTTACGTCTTGCTCTGAAAGACGACTCTGTCATTGATGAAGCGGCCATCGAAAACATCGAGGGTGTGAAAGGTCAATTTAAAGTGGCTGGCCAATACCAAATTATTTTTGGTTCAGGCACAGTAAACAAAGTTTACGCAGAACTGGCACAACTGACTGGTATGACAGAGATGTCGACCAAGGATGTTGCGGCAGCTGGCGCAGAAAAACAAAACTTACTGCAACGTGCGGTAAAAGGCTTATCTGACATCTTCATGCCAATCATCCCAGCTATCGTTGCGGGTGGTTTGCTGATGGGGCTATACAACGTCTTTACTGCTAAAGGCTTGTTTATCGATAACTTATCGATTATCGATGTTCACCCAGGTCTTGCAGACTTGGCAAGCATGCTTAACACCTTTGCTAACGCACCGTTTGTGTTCTTGCCAGTGTTACTTGCTTTCTCAGCAACCAAAAAATTTGGTGGTAACCCATTCCTTGGCGCAGCGTTAGGGATGCTAATGGTTCACCCTGACCTATTAAGTGGTTGGGGCTTTGGTAGCGCATCGGTGAGCGGCGATATTCCAACCTGGAACATCATGGGCTTTGAAATCCAAAAAGTGGGTTATCAAGGTTCGGTACTGCCTGTATTGGTAAGCTGCTTTATCCTAGCGAAAGTAGAACTGACGTTCCGTAAGTTCACGCCATCCATGCTAGACAACCTAGTAACTCCACTGTGTTCTATTCTCATCACAGGGTTACTGACCTTTACTTTGGTGGGACCAATCACACGTGATGCCGGTTTCCTACTGGGTGATGGCCTAAGCTGGATTTATGACAACGTAGGCTTTATCGGTGGCGGTATCATGGGCTTTGTTTATGCACCATTTGTTATCACTGGTATGCACAACAGCTTTATTGCGATTGAAACTCAACTCCTAGCGGACATCGCTCGCACTGGCGGTACCTTTATTTTCCCAATCGCTGCGATGTCTAACGTAGCGCAAGGTGCAGCGTCACTTGCTGTGGCATTCACCACTAAAGACGCAAAAATGAAAGGTATTGCATTGCCATCAGGCGTTACTGCTCTGCTAGGTATTACAGAACCTGCCATGTTTGGTGTGAACTTGAAACTTCGTTACCCATTCTTTGCTGCCATCATTGGCGCTGGCGTAGCAAGTGCGTTTATCACTCTTTACCATGTTAAAGCATTGGCATTGGGTACTGCAGGTCTGCCAGGTGTTATCTCCATCGTACCTGACAAACTCAGTTACTACGTGATTGGTATGCTTATCTCTATCGTTATCTCATTTAGCGTAACGGTTGCCTTGAGCCTACGTAACAAACAAAAAGCGAACGTGAAAGCGGCTGCTTAA
- a CDS encoding LacI family DNA-binding transcriptional regulator: protein MASLHDVARLSGVSKSTVSRVINNEYGVKESTKIKVLEAVAQCGYVVNQVAKDLKSQRTNLIGVIVPRVSSHATAQGVDGLTSIFEQAGKHVLLANTHQVHAKELEYIQIFNQKRVEGIVFYATHLDPPLIQAIQGSNVPVVLVGQDGSMYNIPSVVHDDTRVGYEAGVRLIAAGCRQVGFVGVQSDDTAVDSLRSQGLEQALRMNQQELLFHVHSDFSIESGYRLTKKILAEYPNLDGLFCATDRLAVGAVKALTESGLVAGEKIKVLGVGNDELAFVSNPSLSTFNYAFDKAGENAAKMLLERIDGRGKEMSKVVLTFQNIARQTCP from the coding sequence ATGGCGAGTTTACATGATGTTGCACGTCTGTCTGGCGTTTCGAAATCCACCGTTTCCCGCGTGATTAACAATGAGTACGGCGTTAAAGAATCAACTAAAATCAAAGTATTAGAAGCAGTTGCTCAATGTGGTTATGTGGTTAACCAAGTGGCAAAGGATTTAAAATCGCAGCGTACTAACTTAATTGGTGTGATTGTGCCACGCGTGTCATCTCATGCGACCGCACAAGGTGTCGACGGATTAACGTCTATTTTTGAACAGGCAGGTAAACACGTATTACTGGCCAACACCCATCAAGTTCATGCCAAAGAATTGGAATACATTCAGATCTTCAATCAAAAGCGTGTCGAAGGCATTGTCTTTTACGCAACCCACCTTGATCCACCGCTGATTCAAGCTATTCAGGGCTCGAATGTGCCAGTGGTACTAGTAGGCCAAGATGGCTCAATGTATAACATCCCAAGCGTAGTGCATGATGATACGCGTGTCGGCTATGAAGCAGGAGTGCGACTTATCGCAGCGGGATGTCGTCAGGTAGGTTTCGTTGGTGTTCAAAGTGACGATACCGCAGTGGATTCACTGCGCTCGCAAGGTTTAGAGCAGGCGTTACGTATGAACCAACAAGAGTTGCTGTTTCACGTACACAGCGATTTCTCGATTGAGTCTGGCTATCGTTTAACTAAAAAGATCCTCGCTGAATACCCCAATTTAGATGGTCTATTTTGTGCAACTGACCGTTTAGCGGTCGGTGCGGTTAAAGCACTCACCGAGTCTGGACTCGTGGCAGGAGAGAAGATCAAAGTGCTAGGCGTTGGTAATGATGAGCTGGCGTTTGTGAGCAATCCAAGCCTGTCCACTTTTAACTATGCCTTTGATAAAGCTGGTGAAAATGCAGCTAAGATGTTGTTAGAACGTATCGATGGACGCGGTAAAGAGATGAGTAAAGTGGTGCTCACTTTCCAAAATATTGCCCGTCAAACCTGTCCTTAA
- a CDS encoding glycoside hydrolase family 32 protein, whose product MSLEFLVELAGGVENIRRILAPAGRVTVAVHQPESSPLPESISAEWVLGERQLSVARDNITDDQLRALGEQIATQQRKAATPYLEPKPSHYRPAWHIAPPQGLVNDPNGFIYHEGAYHLFYQWYPYGCEHKDKHWVHLKSADLINWHHQSIALTPSDWFDSHGVFSGHAVSQDDGLWVFYTGNVRLGEERYRQTTQCMAHSADGKTFVKHGPVIRELPEGVTEHFRDPKIFYANDKWFMILGAQTTALEGRLAVYHSADLIHWTFDKLYGDELAPFGYMWECPDWFTLGDESFLVFGPQGIKDGNPNHTIGHQNRIFRMTLDEHDAFHFIEGWQLDAGFDFYAPQSMQTPDGRRVMVGWMGLPDEVNQPSCEDGWIHQLTTLRELRWQEGHIVQTPAQEITSLRGKAQALTLSETTIDLGTKSFELQLTLPWGSELQLMQNSDYAVRLIADRELGVLRFDRSQTELREGDVIRELQLDGADIALTILADHSSLEVFINHGEKVMTSRVFTPADATKATVLGGAIDATFYPLNGAFQTYPLS is encoded by the coding sequence ATGTCTCTAGAATTCCTTGTTGAACTGGCTGGTGGGGTGGAAAATATCCGCCGCATTCTTGCGCCAGCCGGGCGAGTTACAGTCGCCGTTCATCAACCAGAGTCATCTCCTCTACCAGAGTCCATCTCGGCAGAGTGGGTGTTAGGCGAGCGTCAGTTGAGTGTGGCGCGTGACAATATCACCGATGATCAATTGCGTGCTCTTGGCGAGCAGATCGCAACACAACAACGTAAAGCGGCGACGCCTTATCTTGAGCCAAAACCTTCCCATTATCGACCTGCATGGCATATTGCACCGCCACAAGGGTTGGTGAACGATCCAAACGGATTTATCTATCATGAAGGTGCTTACCACCTGTTTTATCAGTGGTATCCCTACGGTTGTGAACACAAAGACAAACATTGGGTACATTTAAAAAGCGCGGATCTTATCAACTGGCATCATCAGTCGATTGCATTAACCCCGTCCGATTGGTTTGATAGCCATGGCGTATTCTCAGGGCACGCAGTCAGTCAAGATGATGGCTTATGGGTGTTTTACACTGGTAACGTACGCTTAGGTGAAGAGCGTTATCGTCAAACGACTCAATGTATGGCTCACAGTGCTGATGGCAAAACGTTTGTCAAACATGGCCCGGTGATTCGCGAATTGCCTGAAGGTGTCACTGAGCATTTTCGTGATCCGAAAATTTTCTATGCCAATGACAAATGGTTCATGATCCTCGGCGCGCAAACCACGGCCCTCGAAGGACGTTTAGCCGTGTACCATTCTGCAGATTTAATTCATTGGACGTTTGATAAGTTATACGGTGATGAACTTGCGCCATTTGGTTACATGTGGGAGTGCCCAGATTGGTTCACATTAGGTGATGAATCCTTTTTGGTCTTTGGTCCGCAAGGGATCAAAGATGGCAATCCAAACCACACCATTGGTCACCAAAACCGTATCTTCCGCATGACCTTAGATGAACATGACGCGTTTCATTTTATTGAAGGATGGCAATTGGATGCAGGCTTTGATTTCTATGCGCCACAAAGCATGCAAACTCCAGACGGTCGCCGCGTGATGGTCGGCTGGATGGGCTTACCTGATGAAGTGAATCAACCTAGCTGTGAAGATGGCTGGATTCATCAGCTGACCACTCTACGTGAACTGCGTTGGCAAGAGGGTCATATTGTGCAAACCCCAGCCCAAGAAATCACTTCTTTACGTGGCAAAGCGCAAGCACTGACACTTAGTGAAACCACTATCGACCTAGGCACCAAGAGCTTTGAGCTGCAACTGACACTGCCTTGGGGCAGTGAGTTACAGCTGATGCAAAATAGTGATTATGCAGTACGTTTGATTGCTGACAGAGAGCTGGGCGTATTGCGTTTTGACCGCTCGCAAACTGAGTTACGTGAAGGCGATGTGATTCGTGAATTACAACTTGATGGTGCCGACATTGCTTTAACCATTTTGGCTGATCACTCTTCTTTGGAAGTGTTTATCAACCATGGTGAAAAGGTAATGACCAGCCGCGTATTTACGCCAGCAGACGCGACAAAGGCAACAGTCCTTGGCGGTGCAATCGATGCAACCTTCTACCCACTCAACGGCGCATTTCAAACCTATCCACTGAGTTAA
- a CDS encoding class I SAM-dependent methyltransferase codes for MNPNYLIHDEIYAQVKNAGLAGWGGNERMARESEFIDRVFSINDVPTAGKLLELGCGEGHFSRRFAQLGYEVTGVDISATAIQWAKEKSLSMKIPGQFYVADLTQPPLEFLESYDVIIDGNCLHCIIGDDRQTFLHLVYTLLASDGVFFVSSLCAKDDQNHYISKAGFAYRHIPSVNHLLAELSSVGFDVLSVNVYEREQYNHITVHLKNKHLAPKSLSQVSSLAFYHLIAIPVLAFSLGMFLCCNRHFYLQ; via the coding sequence ATGAACCCAAATTATTTAATCCACGACGAGATCTATGCTCAGGTCAAAAATGCGGGCTTAGCAGGGTGGGGTGGAAATGAAAGAATGGCTCGGGAGTCAGAGTTTATTGATCGAGTATTTTCAATAAACGATGTTCCAACGGCAGGCAAACTCCTTGAGTTAGGTTGTGGTGAAGGGCATTTTAGTCGGCGTTTCGCTCAATTAGGCTATGAAGTCACAGGGGTAGATATTTCAGCAACCGCTATCCAATGGGCTAAGGAAAAATCATTATCCATGAAGATTCCGGGTCAATTCTATGTGGCAGATCTCACTCAGCCCCCGCTCGAATTTTTAGAATCCTACGATGTGATCATCGATGGAAACTGCCTTCATTGCATCATTGGTGATGACCGGCAGACATTTCTCCACTTGGTTTATACGTTACTAGCCAGTGACGGGGTCTTTTTTGTGAGTAGCTTATGTGCCAAAGACGATCAAAATCACTATATCAGCAAAGCGGGTTTTGCATATCGCCACATACCATCGGTAAACCATTTGCTTGCAGAACTATCAAGCGTGGGCTTTGACGTTTTAAGTGTCAACGTCTATGAACGAGAGCAATACAATCACATCACAGTGCATCTAAAAAATAAGCACTTAGCCCCAAAGTCGTTAAGTCAGGTTTCGTCCTTGGCATTTTATCACTTGATTGCAATACCTGTTTTGGCGTTCTCGTTGGGCATGTTTTTATGCTGTAATCGCCACTTTTATTTGCAATAG
- a CDS encoding carbohydrate porin, giving the protein MKAKALTLALAALLPTTSVWAASDISALEARINDLESRLAQNEQATKKAEDTASSFEFHGYARSGLLMNDDRTGATGTGPYMTAAGDLGAPVGRLGLEDTNYLEANFIHNRQLDNGSNAMFKIMLADGVETSNDWTEDESELNIRQVYTQMSGIPSFTGAFANSTVWAGKRFDRDNFDIHFMDSDIVFLAGTGAGIYDVQMSDDWKANFSIYGRDFGSVESAGTDVENYIGTMNNHIGKVQVMLSAMYSNDNAKVTEDSTATDRAESGFHALFAYHDDSFYGRRDGFSKTGMLLGSGLGAQLKGIGSDGNLNSDAKAVRIFSYGVTNLNDTWSIAPALMAEISKDRIKDNDEFKWGTFNLRVQQNFNENFAMVYEGSYQYMDLDNSVDTAKGSYYKATIAPTLKLSTVAGFFDRPELRFAVSYVDWSNDLDNFAVSTATGATTMGNGGETIFALQMETWF; this is encoded by the coding sequence ATGAAAGCAAAAGCACTTACTTTGGCTCTAGCCGCCCTACTACCTACAACCTCTGTGTGGGCTGCAAGTGATATTTCTGCCCTTGAAGCGCGCATTAATGATTTAGAAAGTCGTTTAGCGCAAAACGAACAAGCAACGAAGAAAGCGGAAGACACCGCCTCTTCTTTTGAGTTTCATGGTTACGCTCGTTCTGGTCTGTTGATGAATGATGACCGTACTGGTGCCACTGGCACTGGTCCTTACATGACAGCAGCTGGTGACCTTGGCGCTCCTGTTGGCCGTTTAGGCTTAGAAGATACCAACTATTTGGAAGCGAACTTTATCCATAATCGTCAACTGGATAATGGCTCAAACGCGATGTTCAAAATCATGTTGGCCGATGGCGTTGAAACCAGCAACGACTGGACAGAAGATGAAAGCGAGTTAAACATTCGCCAAGTTTATACACAGATGTCAGGTATACCTTCTTTCACTGGTGCGTTCGCCAACTCTACAGTTTGGGCTGGTAAACGTTTTGACCGTGACAACTTTGATATCCACTTTATGGATTCTGACATCGTCTTCCTCGCAGGTACTGGTGCGGGTATTTATGATGTGCAAATGTCTGACGACTGGAAAGCCAACTTCTCTATCTACGGTCGTGATTTTGGCTCAGTAGAGAGCGCGGGAACTGACGTCGAGAACTACATCGGAACAATGAACAACCACATTGGCAAAGTTCAAGTGATGTTGAGTGCCATGTACTCAAATGACAATGCCAAAGTGACTGAAGATTCAACAGCGACTGATCGCGCTGAATCAGGTTTCCACGCATTGTTCGCTTATCACGACGATTCTTTCTATGGTCGACGCGATGGCTTTTCTAAAACTGGGATGTTGTTGGGTTCTGGTTTAGGTGCGCAGCTAAAAGGTATTGGCTCTGATGGCAACCTGAACAGCGACGCAAAAGCAGTGCGTATTTTCTCTTACGGCGTAACGAATCTGAACGACACCTGGAGCATTGCACCGGCATTGATGGCCGAAATCAGCAAAGATCGCATCAAAGATAATGATGAGTTCAAATGGGGTACATTCAACCTACGTGTACAACAGAACTTCAACGAAAACTTTGCCATGGTGTATGAAGGTTCTTACCAATACATGGACCTAGACAACTCAGTGGATACCGCGAAAGGCAGCTACTACAAAGCGACTATCGCCCCAACATTGAAACTGTCTACTGTAGCAGGCTTCTTTGACCGTCCAGAACTGCGCTTTGCTGTAAGCTATGTAGATTGGAGTAACGACCTAGACAACTTCGCAGTCAGCACAGCAACAGGTGCAACCACTATGGGTAATGGCGGCGAAACTATCTTCGCTCTACAAATGGAAACTTGGTTCTAA
- a CDS encoding aminoimidazole riboside kinase, whose protein sequence is MNRVWVTGDAVIDLIPDDDMRYLKCPGGAPANVAVAIARLAGDSAFFGRVGNDPFGKFLRTTLENEQVNCQHLVLDPVHRTSTVVVDLDDHGERSFTFMVKPSADQFFCEQDIPAFEANQWLHVCSIALANEPSRSATLMAMNKMKQAQGFISFDPNLREEVWANPAELIPTVMQAVALADVVKFSDDELMLLTQTDSLTSGIAALQTLDIPVVVITQGVKGALLITQGQQQLIQGKAIKPVDTTGAGDAFVGGLLAQLAQEENWRDIDALTRAITKANGCGALATTQKGAMTALPDQATLQAYIAQ, encoded by the coding sequence ATGAACAGAGTTTGGGTTACTGGTGATGCGGTGATTGACCTTATCCCTGATGACGACATGCGTTATCTAAAATGTCCTGGCGGAGCCCCAGCGAATGTGGCCGTTGCCATTGCACGTCTTGCCGGTGACAGTGCTTTCTTTGGTCGTGTCGGTAATGATCCTTTTGGCAAATTTCTGCGCACAACACTAGAAAATGAACAGGTTAACTGTCAGCACTTAGTGTTAGACCCGGTTCATCGTACCTCGACCGTTGTGGTTGATCTCGACGATCATGGCGAACGCAGTTTCACCTTTATGGTTAAGCCAAGTGCCGACCAATTCTTTTGCGAGCAAGATATCCCAGCATTTGAAGCCAACCAATGGTTACACGTTTGCTCAATCGCGCTTGCCAATGAACCAAGCCGCTCAGCAACACTCATGGCCATGAATAAAATGAAACAAGCCCAAGGCTTTATTAGCTTTGACCCCAACTTACGTGAAGAAGTTTGGGCCAACCCAGCAGAGCTCATCCCTACCGTGATGCAGGCAGTCGCACTCGCGGATGTGGTGAAGTTCTCTGACGATGAACTGATGCTACTTACGCAAACCGATTCTCTTACGTCGGGCATTGCCGCGCTGCAAACACTGGATATTCCGGTCGTAGTGATCACTCAAGGTGTGAAAGGTGCACTGTTGATCACGCAAGGTCAACAGCAGCTGATTCAGGGAAAAGCCATTAAGCCGGTTGATACGACTGGCGCAGGCGACGCGTTTGTCGGCGGGCTGCTTGCACAATTGGCTCAGGAAGAAAATTGGCGTGATATCGACGCTCTGACTCGCGCCATTACCAAAGCGAATGGTTGCGGCGCACTCGCCACGACCCAAAAAGGCGCCATGACTGCCCTGCCTGACCAAGCCACTCTCCAAGCTTATATCGCGCAATAA